A genomic window from Neoarius graeffei isolate fNeoGra1 chromosome 5, fNeoGra1.pri, whole genome shotgun sequence includes:
- the LOC132885832 gene encoding zinc finger CCHC domain-containing protein 12-like: MLSQITENITTERTLDPAIGEDEVAVDDITIPASPRVDIIAPVESQTPRVLHNSLVPTMPVVQASVTPSLSNSDLNPPDIQRVVVEHIVRSNDLMAQSHLPARLRTYSGRTPRPSNEVDYDTWRASVELLLQDPAVSDLQRVQKICDSLYPPASDIIKSVSPGSPPADYVKLLDSAFSTMEDGDELFATFMGIFQNTGEKPSAYLQRLQVALTLTVKRGGVPPTDVNRHLLRQFCRGCWDDALIAELQLERKKQEPPSFTELLTLLRIKENKNDSKASRMKRHLGAIKQTAAVKSQISYSCEQDDVMQLSSVTAQLTKQVAELQSQLATLTAKKQTSKVQKSTGVKPPKARNDEDNGKNSKAVTIPKATSEQHTIKPRPWYCFKCGEDGHIAKSCSNDPNPTLVADKKRQLQERQSEWESENSDSSLN; encoded by the coding sequence ATGTTATCACAGATTACTGAAAACATTACCACTGAAAGAACCCTTGACCCAGCCATTGGTGAAGATGAAGTTGCAGTTGATGACATCACAATTCCTGCTTCGCCCAGGGTTGACATCATCGCCCCTGTAGAATCACAGACGCCACGTGTTTTGCACAATAGTCTAGTACCTACAATGCCAGTAGTGCAAGCCTCAGTGACTCCATCCCTCTCTAACAGTGACCTAAACCCCCCAGACATTCAGAGGGTTGTAGTAGAACACATTGTACGCAGTAATGATTTAATGGCTCAAAGCCACCTACCTGCCAGACTCCGGACCTACTCTGGTAGGACCCCTCGTCCATCTAACGAAGTTGATTATGATACCTGGCGTGCAAGTGTGGAGCTACTCTTACAAGACCCAGCTGTGTCTGACCTGCAAAGAGTACAAAAGATATGTGACAGCCTGTATCCACCAGCTTCTGATATCATTAAATCAGTTAGTCCTGGATCCCCTCCAGCAGATTATGTGAAATTACTAGATTCTGCTTTCTCCACTATGGAGGATGGCGATGAGTTATTCGCCACGTTCATGGGCATTTTCCAGAACACGGGTGAAAAGCCATCAGCTTACCTACAGAGACTTCAAGTTGCACTGACCCTAacagtgaaacgtggtggtgtgcCACCTACTGATGTGAATAGGCACCTCTTAAGGCAATTCTGCAGAGGATGCTGGGATGATGCACTGATTGCAGAACTACAGCTAGAAAGGAAAAAGCAAGAGCCACCATCATTTACTGAGCTGTTGACACTTTTGCGCATTAAAGAGAACAAAAACGACTCTAAAGCATCACGGATGAAACGGCATTTAGGTGCTATCAAACAGACTGCTGCGGTAAAATCTCAAATATCCTACTCTTGTGAACAAGATGATGTTATGCAGCTAAGCTCAGTCACTGCCCAGTTGACAAAGCAAGTCGCAGAACTACAAAGTCAACTCGCCACACTGACTGCAAAAAAGCAGACATCTAAAGTTCAAAAGTCCACTGGTGTCAAACCACCGAAAGCAAGAAATGATGAAGACAATGGCAAAAATTCTAAAGCAGTAACTATACCCAAAGCTACAAGCGAACAGCACACCATCAAGCCTAGACCCTGGTATTGTTTTAAATGTGGTGAAGATGGGCATATCGCAAAATCATGCAGTAATGACCCGAATCCCACATTAGTGGCTGATAAGAAGCGACAGTTACAAGAGAGACAAAGTGAATGGGAGTCTGAGAATTCCGATAGCTCTTTAAACTAG
- the LOC132885831 gene encoding E3 ubiquitin-protein ligase Hakai-like — translation MVRSQAAHFDPLFYPILPPQFYPPAYFIMPDQFYPPSHPVLRSASYYPPPATMGKNEHHVPSVQEEILGGNATSPVTPPEGGRVDDGCVITAQAHATDVLTLDLHAAPETPAPAESEPEPQPTSSLPPETVGVEEPLSSRPASPKALMWGEIMDSVDPIPSRPSTPTLLPWGELMEEMGRQKDEGQVDDILEVKEKVEEKKKGAVCNQGLQNV, via the exons ATGGTCAGG TCTCAGGCTGCTCACTTCGACCCCCTGTTCTACCCCATCCTACCACCGCAGTTCTACCCCCCGGCCTACTTCATCATGCCAGACCAGTTCTACCCCCCGTCCCACCCCGTTCTGAGATCCGCCTCCTACTACCCTCCACCCGCAACGATGGGGAAGAACGAACACCACGTCCCATCCGTCCAGGAGGAGATTCTGGGAGGAAACGCCACGTCTCCTGTGACACCACCTGAAGGTGGACGTGTAGACGATGGCTGTGTGATCACTGCTCAGGCTCATGCCACTGACGTGCTCACACTCG ATCTACATGCGGCACCAGAAACACCAGCACCAGCTGAGTCAGAGCCTGAACCTCAACCCACCTCCAGTCTGCCACCTGAAACTGTGGGCGTCGAGGAGCCTTTGTCCTCCAGACCCGCGAGTCCAAAGGCACTGATGTGGGGCGAGATAATGGACAGCGTCGACCCAATCCCATCCAGACCCTCAACTCCCACATTACTGCCTTGGGGAGAACTAATGGAGGAAATGGGGCGCCAAAAGGATGAGGGGCAGGTGGACGACATCCTGGAGGTAAAGGAGAAGgttgaggagaagaagaagggtgCCGTGTGTAACCAAGGGTTGCAGAATGTGTAG